In Oryza brachyantha chromosome 1, ObraRS2, whole genome shotgun sequence, the following are encoded in one genomic region:
- the LOC102699922 gene encoding uncharacterized protein LOC102699922, which yields MSLAMGRSRSSWLLALLLVCAAAVAAAAGKEKGGTGRAEVECSDLATLGECVASGGGSRCRWCRSEALDDMCFGAAEAWRLPHQVFSCDPPAAGAAHARR from the coding sequence GATCTTCGTGGCTGCTGGCGCTGCTCCTCgtctgcgcggcggcggtggcggccgcggcgggcaAGGAGAAGGGCGGGACAGGTCGGGCGGAGGTGGAGTGCTCGGATCTGGCGACGCTGGGCGAGTgcgtggcgagcggcggcggaagcaggTGCCGGTGGTGCCGCAGCGAGGCGCTCGACGACATGTGCTTCGGGGCCGCCGAGGCGTGGAGGTTGCCGCACCAGGTCTTCTCTTGCGAcccacccgccgccggcgcagccCACGCCCGGAGATGA